CTGCAGGGCGGGCAGCAGCGTCTTCGCCTTGGCCACGTCGAGCCGCATGACCGGCGCCTGCACCGCGATGCACAGGTTCGAGGGGCCGTCGTCGCCCGACGGCACCAGCGCGGCAATGCACAGCAGGCCGGGCAGGAACTCTTCGTTGTCGATGGCGTAGCCGTCCTTGCGCACGCGCTGCACTTCCTTTTCGAGCGCGTCGGGGTCGGTGAGCGTGCGTGGCGTGTAGGGCTCCAGCGGCGCGTTGGAGAGCAGCCGCCGGCGCTGCGCCGCGCTCATCTGCGCGAGAAAGATCTTGCCGCTGGCCGAGCAGTGCACCGGCACGCGCGAGCCCGAATGCAGGTAGAAGCGCAGCGGCGCGGCGGTTTCCACGCGGTCGAGGTACACCACCTCGCTGCCCGAGAGCGCGGTGAGGTTGCAGCTCTCGCCGATTTCTTCCACCAGTTGACGCAGCACCGTATGGCGCGCACCGTGGAGGCTGTCGTTGAGCAGCAGGTTCTCGGCCAGCCGCCGCAGCCGCGTGCCGATGCCGTAGTGGCGGCCGTCGCCCTCGCGCTGCAAGAGGCCCGCGCCTTCGAGCTGCTGGAGCATGCGATGCAGGGTGGGCTTGGGCATGCCGGTTTCTTCCACCAGGCCCTGCAGCGAGTAGCGCTGGTCCTTGGCGGCCATGACTTCGAGCAGCCCGAACAGGCGCATGGTGGGCGTGTCGCCCGGCGCCGGTTCAGGGATTTCGGGCGCGAGCCCCTTGACGATTTTCATGGGCCGGATCATAGTCTTTTTACAAAAAACAAGACAAGACGTACCGATTTTTGTAAATTGTTTGACGCAATGGCCTTGCCGTCCTATATTCCGCCGGAACGAAATTCGGAACAACTGGTTCCGGCTTTTGAAACCCGCCGATCGCCCCATTCCTTTCAGGAGACGCCTTCCATGAGCCAGAAGCAACCCGCCGCACCCACCCGCGAAGCCGTCGCCGGCGTGCAGAAGATGACGCCCTCCGAGGCCTTCGTCGAAACCATGGTCGCCAACGGCGTGACCGACATCTTCGGCATCATGGGCTCGGCCTTCATGGACGCGATGGACATCTTCGCGCCTGCCGGCATCCGCCTGATCCCGGTGGTGCACGAGCAGGGCGGGGCCCACATGGCCGACGGCTATGCGCGCGTGTCGGGCCGCCACGGCGTCGTCATCGGCCAGAACGGCCCCGGCATCAGCAACTGCGTGACGGCCATCGCGGCCGCCTACTGGGCGCACAGCCCGGTCGTGATGATCACGCCCGAGACCGGCACCATGGGCATGGGCCTGGGCGGCTTCCAGGAAGCCAACCAGTTGCCGATGTTCCAGGAGTTCACCAGGTACCAGGGCCACGTGAACAACCCCAAGCGCATGGCCGAGTACACGGCGCGCTGTTTCGACCGCGCCATCTCCGAGATGGGCCCGACGCAGCTCAACATTCCGCGCGACTATTTCTATGGCGAGATCACCACCGAGATCCCGAAGCCCATGCGCGTGGAGCGCGGCGCGGGCGGCGAGATGAGCCTGAACGCGGCCGTCGAGCTGCTGGCCTCGGCGAAGTTTCCGGTGATCCTCTCGGGCGGCGGCGTGGTGATGGGCGATGCGGTCGAAGAGTGCAAGGCGTTGGCCGAGCGCCTGGGTGCACCCGTGGCCAACGGGTATCTGCGCAACGATTCGTTCCCCGCGAGCCATCCGCTCGCCGCGGGCCCGCTGGGCTACCAGGGCTCCAAGGCCGCGATGAAGCTGATCGCGCAGGCCGACGTGGTGCTCGCGCTCGGCTCGCGCATGGGCCCCTTCGGCACCTTGCCGCAGCACGGCATGGACTACTGGCCGAAGGACGCGAAGATCATCCAGGTGGAGGCCGACCACACCAACCTCGGCCTCGTGAAGAAGATCACCGTCGGCATCCACGGCGACGCCAAGGCCACGGCCAATGAACTGCTCAAGCGGCTGGCTGGCAAGACGCTCGCCTGCGACGCCACCAAGGCCCAGCGCGCTGAAAAGATCAAGGCCGAAAAGGCCGCGTGGGAAAAAGAGCTCGACGAGTGGACCCACGAGCGCGACCAATTCAGCCTCGACGCCATCGAGGAGGCCAAGGGCGAGAAGACGCCCACCGGCGGCACTTACCTGCACCCGCGCCAGGTGCTGCGCGAGCTCGAGAAGGCCATGCCGCCGCGCGTGATGGTCTCCACCGACATCGGCAACATCAACGCTATTGCCAACAGCTACCTGCGCTTCGAGGAGCCGAGGAGTTTCTTCGCGCCGATGAGCTTCGGCAACTGCGGCTACTCGCTGCCGACCATGATCGGCGCCAAGTGCGCGGCACCCGACCGACCGGCCGTGGCCTATGCCGGCGACGGCGCCTGGGGCATGAGCATGGTCGAGATCATGACCGCCGTGCGGCACGACATCCCGGTCACGGCCGTGGTCTTCCACAACCGCCAGTGGGGCGCCGAGAAGAAGAACCAGGTCGACTTCTACAACCGCCGCTTCGTCGCGGGCGAGCTCGAGAGCGAGAGCTTCGCGGGCATTGCCAAGGCCATGGGCGCCGAGGGCATCGTGGTCGACCGGCTCGAAGACGTGGGCCCTGCGCTCAAGAAGGCCATCGACATGCAGATGAACCAGGGCAAGACCTGCGTGATCGAGATCATGTGCACCCGCGAGCTCGGCGATCCGTTCCGCCGCGATGCGCTGGCCAAGCCGGTGCGCTTCCTCGACAAGTACAAGGACTACGTTTGAGCGAATCGCTGTTCACGCTGAACGCCGGGTCGTCGTCGATCAAGGTCGCCTTGTTCGATGCGGCCGGCAAGGGCGGCGCGCTGCCCGCGGCGCGCTGGTCGGGCCAGGCCGATGGCCTGGGCGCGGGGCTGAAGGCGCGGCTGCGTGTGCGCGATGCCGAGGGCCGCACGCTGCACGATGCGGCGCTGGAAGGCGACAGCCGCTCGCACCAGGGCGCGCTGGCCGCGCTGCTCGAATGGCATGCGCAGCAGGGCGGCGGTGGCCGCATCGCAGCGGTCGGCCATCGCATCGTGCATGGCGGCGCCAACTTCATAGAGCCGGTGCGCATCGACGATGCGGTGCTTGCCGAACTGGCTGCGCTCGAGCCGCTTGCGCCGCTGCACCAGCCGCACAACCTTGCGGGCGTGCGTGCGGCCATGAAGGCTTTCGATGGCGTGCCGCAGGTGGCGTGCTTCGATACCGCCTTTCACGCGAGCCAGCCCGATGTGAACCGCCGCTTCGCGCTGCCGCGCGCGCTGCACGATGCGGGCGTGCGGCGCTACGGGTTCCACGGGCTTTCCTACGAATCGATCGTGACGCAATTCGCGCAACTGGCGCCGCAGCTCGCGCAGCAGCGCGTGATCGTCGCGCACCTGGGCAACGGCGCGTCGATGTGCGGCATGGCGCAAGGCCGGTCGGTCGCAACGACGATGAGCTTCTCGCCGCTCGACGGCCTCACCATGGGCACGCGCTGCGGGCACCTCGATGCGGCCGTGGTGCTGTACCTGATGCGCTCGCACGGCATGTCGGCGGACGATGTAGAGAAGCTGCTGTTCCGCGAGTCGGGCCTGCTGGGGCTGTCGGGAATTTCCAGCGACATGCGCGAGCTGGAGGCTTCGGCCGCGCCCGCCGCCGCCGAAGCCATCACGCATTTCGTCGAGCAGGTGGTGCAGCACAT
This genomic window from Variovorax paradoxus contains:
- a CDS encoding IclR family transcriptional regulator, with the protein product MIRPMKIVKGLAPEIPEPAPGDTPTMRLFGLLEVMAAKDQRYSLQGLVEETGMPKPTLHRMLQQLEGAGLLQREGDGRHYGIGTRLRRLAENLLLNDSLHGARHTVLRQLVEEIGESCNLTALSGSEVVYLDRVETAAPLRFYLHSGSRVPVHCSASGKIFLAQMSAAQRRRLLSNAPLEPYTPRTLTDPDALEKEVQRVRKDGYAIDNEEFLPGLLCIAALVPSGDDGPSNLCIAVQAPVMRLDVAKAKTLLPALQRAAEALSRIDADAGTDRAQA
- the xsc gene encoding sulfoacetaldehyde acetyltransferase — its product is MSQKQPAAPTREAVAGVQKMTPSEAFVETMVANGVTDIFGIMGSAFMDAMDIFAPAGIRLIPVVHEQGGAHMADGYARVSGRHGVVIGQNGPGISNCVTAIAAAYWAHSPVVMITPETGTMGMGLGGFQEANQLPMFQEFTRYQGHVNNPKRMAEYTARCFDRAISEMGPTQLNIPRDYFYGEITTEIPKPMRVERGAGGEMSLNAAVELLASAKFPVILSGGGVVMGDAVEECKALAERLGAPVANGYLRNDSFPASHPLAAGPLGYQGSKAAMKLIAQADVVLALGSRMGPFGTLPQHGMDYWPKDAKIIQVEADHTNLGLVKKITVGIHGDAKATANELLKRLAGKTLACDATKAQRAEKIKAEKAAWEKELDEWTHERDQFSLDAIEEAKGEKTPTGGTYLHPRQVLRELEKAMPPRVMVSTDIGNINAIANSYLRFEEPRSFFAPMSFGNCGYSLPTMIGAKCAAPDRPAVAYAGDGAWGMSMVEIMTAVRHDIPVTAVVFHNRQWGAEKKNQVDFYNRRFVAGELESESFAGIAKAMGAEGIVVDRLEDVGPALKKAIDMQMNQGKTCVIEIMCTRELGDPFRRDALAKPVRFLDKYKDYV
- a CDS encoding acetate/propionate family kinase is translated as MSESLFTLNAGSSSIKVALFDAAGKGGALPAARWSGQADGLGAGLKARLRVRDAEGRTLHDAALEGDSRSHQGALAALLEWHAQQGGGGRIAAVGHRIVHGGANFIEPVRIDDAVLAELAALEPLAPLHQPHNLAGVRAAMKAFDGVPQVACFDTAFHASQPDVNRRFALPRALHDAGVRRYGFHGLSYESIVTQFAQLAPQLAQQRVIVAHLGNGASMCGMAQGRSVATTMSFSPLDGLTMGTRCGHLDAAVVLYLMRSHGMSADDVEKLLFRESGLLGLSGISSDMRELEASAAPAAAEAITHFVEQVVQHMGSLAAALRGVDAIVFTGGIGENAAGLRERILAQCGWLGLRVDAEANRAGHARLTTSESPVSAWVLRTDEEAVIARHTARLLRLSQAG